A genomic window from Panthera tigris isolate Pti1 chromosome B4, P.tigris_Pti1_mat1.1, whole genome shotgun sequence includes:
- the LOC102968268 gene encoding cytochrome c-like, whose amino-acid sequence MGDVEKGKKIFVQKCAQCHTVETGGKHKTGPNLHGLFGRKTGQAPGLSYPDANKNKGITWGEETLMEYLENPKKYVPGTKMIFAGIKKAGERADLIAYLKKATKE is encoded by the coding sequence ATGGGTGATGTTGAGAAGGGCAAGAAGATTTTTGTTCAGAAGTGTGCCCAGTGCCATACTGTGGAAACGGGAGGCAAGCACAAGACTGGGCCAAATCTCCATGGTTTATTTGGGCGAAAAACAGGTCAAGCCCCTGGGTTGTCTTACCCGGATGCCAATAAGAACAAAGGCATCACCTGGGGAGAGGAGACATTGATGGAGTATttggagaatcccaagaagtacGTCCCTGGAACAAAAATGATCTTCGCTGGCATTAAGAAGGCAGGGGAAAGAGCGGACTTGATAGCTTATCTCAAAAAAGCTACTAAGGAGTAA
- the TIMELESS gene encoding protein timeless homolog, producing the protein MMNCELLATCSALGYLEGDTYHKEPDCLESVKDLIRYLRHEDDTRDVRQQLGAAQILQSDLLPILTQHRQDKPLFDAVIRLMVNLTQPALLCFGSVPKEPSFRHHFLQVLAYLQAYKEAFASEKAFGVLSETLYELLQLGWEERQEEDNLLIERILLLVRNILHVPADLDQEKRIDDDASVHDQLLWAIHLSGLDDLLLFLASSPAEQQWSLHVLEIVSLMFRDQNPEQLAGVGQGRLAKERSTDVAELEVLRQREMAEKKTRALQRSNRHSRFGGSYIVQGLKSIGERDLIFHKGLHNLQNYSSDLGKQPRRVPKRRQAAQELSIQRRSALNVRLFLRDFCSEFLENCYNRLMGSVKDHLLREKAQQHDETYYMWALAFFMAFNRAASFRPGLVSETLSVRTFHFIEQNLTNYYEMMLTDRKEAASWARRMHLALKAYQELLATVNEMDMSPDEAVRESSRIIKNNIFYVMEYRELFLALFRKFDERCQPRSFLRDLVETTHLFLKMLERFCRSRGNLVVQNKRKKRKKKKKVQDQPLASGNVSYSTGELEAMWPSLAEQLQCYAQDPELSLDSMVPFDAASEVPVEEQRAEAMVRIQDCLLAGQAPQALTLLRSAREVWPEGDVFGSQDISAEEEIQLLKQILCAPLPRHQGPEEQGAEEEEEEEEEEELQAVQVSEKEFNFLDYLKRFASSTVVRAYVLLLRSYRQNSAHTNHCIVKMLHRLAHDLKMEALLFQLSLFCLFNRLLSDPAAGAYKELATFAKYILGKFFALAAVNQKAFVELLFWKNTAVVREMAEGYGSLDGGSSSRRPLAWSPEEEAQLQELYLAHKDVEGQDVVDTILVHLKTPRTRKQVIHHLVRLGLADSVKGFQRKGTHIVLWTEDQELELQRLFEEFQDSDDVLGHIMKNITAKRSRARIVDKLLALGLVAERRELYKKRRKKPAPSSSPNGEESLKDFCQEDLEEEEILPEEESEEDEEKEEDSEAEQAQGSSVLSTENLGQSLYQEGFSAPLLWLQNCLIRVADDREEDGCSQAVPLVPLTEENEEAMENEQFQRLLRKLGVRPPSSGQETFWRIPAKLSPSQLRRIAASLSQPEEEQKLRPGLEPKVPGEQNPEEEHQKEQRAQALRALQLARKKKAGPVSPSGEGTTGEKEQLQMVPRKRQLLDSDEEQEEDEGRNKAPESRAPGIEKKKRFQIEDEDEND; encoded by the exons ATGATGAATTGTGAACTTCTAGCCACATGTAGTGCCCTTGGGTACTTAGAGGGAGACACTTACCACAAAGAACCAGATTGCTTAG AGAGTGTAAAGGATTTGATCCGCTACTTGAGGCATGAGGATGACACTCGCGATGTGCGGCAACAGTTGGGGGCAGCCCAGATCCTGCAGAGTGACCTTCTACCCATCCTTACCCAACACCGCCAGGACAAGCCTCTCTTCGATGCTGTTATCAG GCTGATGGTGAACTTGACACAACCAGCTTTGCTCTGTTTTGGCAGTGTGCCCAAAGAACCTAGCTTTCGTCACCATTTTCTGCAGGTGCTAGCCTACTTGCAGGCCTACAAAGAG GCCTTTGCCAGTGAGAAGGCTTTTGGAGTCCTCAGTGAAACTTTGTATGAGCTGCTACAGCTG GGCTGGGAGGAACGACAAGAGGAAGACAACTTGCTGATTGAACGGATCCTGCTCCTGGTCAGAAATATTCTCCATGTTCCAGCCGACCTTGATCAGGAAAAG AGGATCGATGATGACGCCAGTGTCCATGACCAGCTTCTCTGGGCAATTCACCTCAGTGGCCTGGATGACCTGCTTCTCTTTCTGGCCAGCTCACCTGCTGAGCAACAGTGGAGCCTGCATGTGCTAGAGATTGTCTCCCTTATGTTTCGTGACCAG AACCCTGAGCAGCTGGCAGGAGTAGGACAGGGGCGCTTAGCTAAGGAGCGGAGCACAGATGTGGCAGAACTGGAGGTATTACGCCAGAGGGAAATGGCAGAAAAGAAGACTCGAGCCCTTCAGCGAAGCAACAG aCATTCTCGATTTGGGGGCTCCTACATTGTCCAGGGGTTGAAATCCATTGGGGAGAGGGACCTCATCTTTCATAAAGGTCTCCACAAT CTCCAAAACTACAGTTCAGATTTGGGAAAGCAGCCCCGAAGGGTGCCTAAACGTCGGCAGGCTGCCCAGGAGCTGTCCATTCAACGCCGCTCCGCCCTCAATGTGAGACTCTTCCTCAGAGACTTCTGCTCTGAGTTTCTGGAGAACTGTTACAACCGGCTCATGGGCTCAGTGAAG GATCACCTGCTGCGAGAGAAGGCTCAGCAGCATGATGAGACCTACTACATGTGGGCTTTGGCTTTCTTCATGGCCTTCAACCGAGCTGCCTCCTTCCGGCCAGGCCTGGTTTCTGAGACCCTCAGTGTCCGTACCTTCCACTTCATTGAGCAGAACCTCACCAACTACTATGAAATGATGCTGACGGACCGCAAGGAAGCTGCCTCCTGGGCACGTCG GATGCACCTGGCCCTGAAGGCCTATCAGGAGCTGCTGGCCACAGTGAATGAGATGGACATGTCCCCAGATGAGGCTGTGAGGGAGAGCAGCCGCATCATCAAGA ACAACATTTTCTATGTGATGGAGTACCGAGAGCTGTTCCTGGCACTCTTTCGAAAGTTTGATGAGAGATGTCAGCCACGCTCTTTCCTTCGTGACTTGGTAGAAACCACTCACCTCTTCCTCAAGATGTTGGAGCGGTTCTGTCGGAGCCGTGGGAATCTGGTGGTGCAG AACAaacgaaagaaaagaaagaagaaaaagaaggtccAAGATCAGCCTCTTGCTTCTGGTAATGTCTCCTATAGCACAGGGGAACTAGAAGCTATGTGGCCATCCCTGGCCGAGCAGCTACAGTGCTATGCCCAG GATCCTGAGCTCAGTTTGGACTCCATGGTTCCCTTTGATGCGGCCTCAGAGGTGCCAGTGGAAGAGCAGCGGGCAGAAGCCATGGTGCGGATCCAAGACTGTCTCCTGGCTGGTCAGGCCCCACAGGCCCTAACCCTCCTTAGGTCTGCCCG ggaGGTGTGGCCAGAGGGAGATGTGTTTGGCTCTCAAGACATTTCTGCAGAGGAAGAGATCCAGCTGCTGAAACAGATTCTCTGTGCCCCGCTTCCCC GGCACCAGGGGCCAGAGGaacaaggggcagaggaagaagaggaggaggaggaggaggaagagttgcAAGCGGTCCAGGtgtcagaaaaagaatttaattttctgGACTACCTGAAACG TTTTGCAAGCTCGACTGTTGTACGAGCCTATGTGCTGCTGCTGCGGAGCTACCGACAGAACAGTGCCCACACTAACCACTGCATTGTCAAGATGCTGCACCGGCTGGCCCATGACCTCAAAATGGAAGCCCTCCTTTTCCAgctctccctcttctgcctcttcaaccGTCTGCTTAGTGACCCGGCTGCTGGGGCCTATAAA GAGCTAGCGACTTTTGCCAAGTACATCCTGGGCAAGTTCTTTGCGTTGGCTGCAGTCAACCAAAAAGCCTTTGTGGAGCTGCTGTTCTGGAAGAACACAGCTGTGGTTCGAGAGATGGCCGAGGGCTATGGCTCTCTGGATGGCGG ATCTTCCAGTCGCAGACCCCTGGCgtggagcccagaggaggaggcCCAGCTTCAGGAACTGTACCTCGCCCATAAGGATGTGGAAG GTCAGGATGTGGTAGACACCATCTTGGTGCACCTGAAAACCCCTCGGACACGCAAGCAAGTTATCCACCATCTGGTACGGCTGGGACTGGCTGACAGTGTCAAGGGCTTCCAAAG GAAAGGAACCCATATTGTACTGTGGACAGAAGATCAGGAGCTGGAGCTGCAGCGGCTTTTTGAGGAGTTCCAGGACTCAGATG ATGTGCTAGGTCATATCATGAAGAATATCACAGCCAAACGCTCACGGGCCCGAATAGTGGATAAGCTGCTGGCTCTGGGGCTGGTGGCTGAGCGACGGGAGCTATATAAGAAACGCCGGAAGAAGCCGGCACCCTCGAGCTCG cCTAATGGAGAGGAGTCCCTGAAAGATTTTTGCCAGGAAGATCTGGAAGAAGAGGAAATCCTgccagaggaagagagtgaagaagatgaagagaaagaggaggactCAGAAGCAGAGCAAGCCCAGGGTAGCTCAGTGCTTTCAACTGAAAACCTTGGGCAAAGCCTGTATCAGGAAG GCTTTTCTGCTCCCCTTCTGTGGCTCCAGAACTGCCTGATTCGAGTAGCAGATGATCGAGAAGAGGATG GCTGCTCGCAGGCAGTGCCTTTGGTGCCGCTgacagaagaaaatgaggaagcaaTGGAAAATGAACAGTTTCAACGGCTGTTGCGCAAGCTAGGAGTTCGGCCTCCTTCCTCTGGGCAG GAAACCTTCTGGAGGATTCCAGCCAAGCTGAGTCCTTCCCAGCTCCGGAGGATAGCAGCTTCTTTGAGTCAGCCAGAGGAGGAGCAAAAACTTCGGCCAGGACTAGAACCGAAAGTCCCTGGAGAGCAAAACCCTGAGGAGGAGCACCAAAAGGAACAGCGAGCACAAGCCCTGAGGGCCCTCCAGTTGGCCCGGAAAAAGAAAGCTGGCCCGGTGTCCCCCAGCG GGGAAGGGACCACTGGTGAGAAAGAACAGCTGCAAATGGTGCCCAGGAAGCGACAACTGCTGGACAGCGATGAAGAACAGGAGGAGGATGAGGGCAGGAACAAAG CACCAGAGTCCAGAGCTCCAGGAATCGAAAAGAAGAAACGGTTTCAAATTGAGGATGAAGATGAGAATGACTGA